A section of the Apostichopus japonicus isolate 1M-3 chromosome 1, ASM3797524v1, whole genome shotgun sequence genome encodes:
- the LOC139971393 gene encoding trace amine-associated receptor 6-like — MATVLTTDYDVTTEASTAEVYAAEDLWVVVLMVILGVVGVIGNTLVCIIIFRARFLHNLTNYLILSLAVADLSASFFLVVNVFPLEAQLIRQPPSSRVAAEIYCRFYSSRHFFWVSVTASVFNLVCVTFERFFAIVYPLHYPLYFNLRKVQIMIFMTWAIPNLQEAFAFFINPYLPESHSCGYGFSSEELGIFVGVFVFLISYFLPLVIMIFAYYLIFHNLKKETNSGDQSQTQVQADSMSKARKKVVQVLIIVVIAFTVLWTPNQVSYFFENLKKPIVPTSHTLYKLFRLMAFSNSVINPFIYAFKYKQFRKGFRVAICNFPKNQVGFSNDSSDRHA, encoded by the coding sequence ATGGCAACGGTGTTGACAACAGACTATGATGTTACCACTGAGGCTTCGACTGCAGAGGTTTATGCCGCAGAGGATCTATGGGTGGTGGTATTAATGGTTATTCTTGGAGTGGTAGGGGTCATTGGTAACACCCTCGTGTGCATTATCATCTTCAGAGCTAGATTCTTACACAACTTAACAAACTATTTGATTCTGAGCTTGGCCGTGGCGGATTTGTCCGCTTCCTTCTTTCTCGTTGTGAATGTGTTTCCCTTAGAGGCACAGCTCATTCGTCAACCGCCGTCTAGTCGAGTTGCGGCTGAGATCTATTGCCGATTCTACAGCAGCCGTCATTTCTTTTGGGTTAGTGTCACGGCTTCCGTATTCAACCTCGTCTGTGTTACATTTGAACGGTTTTTTGCCATTGTTTATCCGTTGCACTATCCGCTTTATTTTAATCTGAGAAAAGTCCAAATTATGATCTTTATGACCTGGGCTATACCAAACCTACAAGAGGCTTTCGCATTTTTCATCAATCCATACTTACCAGAATCTCACAGTTGTGGATACGGTTTCAGCAGCGAAGAGCTTGGTATATTCGTTGGTGTGTTTGTGTTCCTCATATCTTATTTCTTACCCCTCGTTATTATGATCTTTGCATACTATCTCATATTTCACAACTTAAAAAAAGAAACCAACTCAGGAGACCAATCGCAAACCCAAGTCCAAGCTGATTCTATGAGTAAAGCCCGCAAGAAAGTTGTTCAAGTACTGATTATCGTGGTCATCGCTTTTACCGTTCTTTGGACACCGAATCAAGTATCATACTTTTTTGAAAACCTCAAGAAACCAATTGTGCCTACGAGCCACACACTCTATAAACTATTTCGTCTGATGGCATTCTCTAACTCGGTGATCAATCCGTTTATTTATGCTTTTAAATATAAACAGTTTCGAAAGGGTTTCAGGGTTGCTATTTGCAACTTTCCGAAGAATCAAGTAGGATTTTCCAATGATTCCTCCGATAGACATGCATAA